One Atribacteraceae bacterium genomic window, GCCCCTCATTATTGCCCTGTTGGAAATCGAAAAAAAAACTGGTGAAATCGAGCTGACAACCAAGGAATGATCTATCATCCCAGGGACTTCTGGAAGCGTAAAACAATCCTGTACGGTGTGAGCGGAGGAATCGCTGCGTACAAAGCCTGTGGAATCGTCAGCCATCTGGTGCAAAGCGGTGCTCAAGTCCAGGTGGTCATGACCCGAAATGCCCGGCAACTTGTCGGAAAGGCGACTTTCGAAGCGCTGACCGGTAAACCGGTAATCACGGAGACTTTTTCAGGAACGGGAAACATTCACCATATCAATCTCGTCCGAGAAAGCGATTGGATCGTTGTTGCGCCGGCCACGGCCAATATTCTGGGAAAAATGGCTTCCGGAATCGGTGATGATCTGCTCTCGACATTGTTATTGGTCTATCCCCAAAAAGTCATTCTTGCGCCGGCGATGAATTCCGGTATGTGGAATAACCCGATGGTTCAAAAGAACGTGGTGTTACTTGAGCGTTCCGGGGTGGGAATCATTCAGCCTGTTTCCGGATGGTTGGCCTGCCGGGAGGAGGGACCTGGCCGATTGCCGGACCTCGAACCGTTTATCGAAGAACTGTATTACCGGATAAAGACACCAAAACGCTTAACCGGTAAAAAAGTGCTGGTCACCGCCGGTCCGACCCGGGAATGGTGGGATCCGGTTCGGTACATCTCCAATCCTTCGAGTGGGAAAATGGGTGGAGCTTTATCCTCCGCGGCCAGAGCGGAAGGAGCGCAAGTCAGGATGATCTGCGGAGCGGTTTCGGAGAGAATGCCTTCCGGTATTCCAGTCTATACTGTGGAAACGGCCCGGGATATGGAGCGGGAAGCGGCCATTCATTTCAAATGGTGTGATATCTGTTTCATGACTGCAGCGGTGTCTGACTTCCGTCCGATTGAGTATGTCTCCCACAAGCTGAAAAAGAATGCCGGACAGGGGGCTTTCCTGGAATTTGTACTGAATCCGGACATTCTCGGTGGATTGGGAGAAAACAAAGAAAATCGGATCTTGGTCGGTTTCTGTGCGGAATCCGACGATCTCCTCAGCGAGGCGCGATGTAAGTTACACAGGAAAAAAGCGGACCTCGTTGTCGCCAATCTCATCGGCCGGGACGGGAGCGGCTTTGGCGTGCCTACCGTTAAGGGGTGGATCGTTGACCGGGAGGGCCGGGAAACCCCTTTTCCCCTGATCGATAAAACTGACCTGGCTACTCTGATCATCGATCATATTTCCAGCCATTTTTCTGAAACATTGACCCCTCCTCAGTAATGCCGGCACAGGAAATTACCATGAAGGGATACCGGGTCCAGGTTGCGTTACCGGTACCGGTGTATAGAACCTTTACCTACGGTATCGACAGCCGTCTCGCTGGAAAAATCACCTTGGGGAGCCTGGTCGAAGTGGAGTTGGGCCAGAGGCGGCTTCATGGGGTCGTTACTGCGCTTACTGGTGAAGAGGATGAGCGGGATCTCAAGACGGTGATCGACCGGCTTCCGGTGAGCCCTTTACGAGCCTGGCAACTCCGCTTGGCGGATATACTGGCCAAACGGTACTTTGCGGCTCTCGGGGAAGTTTTGGGTCTATTTATTCCTCCCTACCGGCCGGCGTGGGGGGTCTTGTCCGAGTGGCGCGTCTATCCGGGAACAGTGGAAGAATCAGCCGTTCCGGTCCCCCGGGAAGGGCAAAACCTTTTTCTTTGGAAAGAAGAACATCACCTTCGGAAACAGGATATCGAGCGGCTCGTCAAACGAGGAGCCATTGTTCTTGACCGGAAACCAACCGGTTTTCCATCTGTGCAGTATGAGGCGACGAAGAAACCGGAGTTTCGGTGGTCTTCGATACCGTTTCGGGAAGACCGGGAGGCTTTTTCGGCCCATGTCGTCGATCAGTGTCTCAAGACCGGGGAAAAAGCCTTTTTTGTTTTTCCGGATATCGAATCGCTCGATCGATCGATAGGGTTTTTACATAAGAGGTTTCCCTCCCTGCGGCTCATCCGTTATGATCGCCGGCTCTCCGGACGCGATCGTTTCCTCTGTTTTCTTGAGATCGAAGGGGGTAATTACGATATTCTATGCGGAACTCACATCGCCTGTTTTCTTCCGGTGGATCATGTTTCATTCCATATAATTTTTGATCCGGAAGAACGCGGCCATGTTTCTGACCGGTTTCCCCGCTATGAAACCCTCCAGGTTCTCCGGGAGAAGATCGCACTCACGGGGGGCTTACTGCAGGTTGTCGGGGTGAACCCCGGATTGCACCTCACTTATGAGCTCCGGGAACGGCGATTTACCGAACACCGGTTTACCTCATCGGTTCCTCTCCGGACCGACCGGGTCATTTATTCGGTCGTTGTGGAAAAAAAAAGAACCATTCTATCCATGACTGCCCGTCTGGCTATCGGGAAAGTGCTTGAGCAGGGCGGGTGTGCGGTTATATGGACCCAGAAAAGCGGCTATGCCGCAGCGTTGGGATGCCGTGACTGCGGCTTTTATTATTCCTGCCCGAAATGCGAGACAGCGTATCGTTATTCCCGGGAAAAAGTCGTCTTGAATTGTCCCCTCTGCGGTTTACGCGATGAGCCCAAGAGGATCTGTCCTAAATGTGGGGGGGGTTGGTTCGACCCCTGGGGCGTTGCGGTGGAAAGTGTTTTTGAAGAAATCAGGAAAGGATTTCTGGGAGTGGAGGTACGCTTAATCGAAGGCAAAATGGAAGGCCGGGCCGGAGACGCGGAAATTCTGAAGCCGGGCATTCTGGTCGGAACGTCGGCGATTCTTGCCGAGCCTCTCCTCCGGAAAAGTGAACTGATGGCCCTGATTTCACTGGATGACTGGTTGAGAATTCCTGATTTTCAGGCAAGGGA contains:
- the coaBC gene encoding bifunctional phosphopantothenoylcysteine decarboxylase/phosphopantothenate--cysteine ligase CoaBC, yielding MIYHPRDFWKRKTILYGVSGGIAAYKACGIVSHLVQSGAQVQVVMTRNARQLVGKATFEALTGKPVITETFSGTGNIHHINLVRESDWIVVAPATANILGKMASGIGDDLLSTLLLVYPQKVILAPAMNSGMWNNPMVQKNVVLLERSGVGIIQPVSGWLACREEGPGRLPDLEPFIEELYYRIKTPKRLTGKKVLVTAGPTREWWDPVRYISNPSSGKMGGALSSAARAEGAQVRMICGAVSERMPSGIPVYTVETARDMEREAAIHFKWCDICFMTAAVSDFRPIEYVSHKLKKNAGQGAFLEFVLNPDILGGLGENKENRILVGFCAESDDLLSEARCKLHRKKADLVVANLIGRDGSGFGVPTVKGWIVDREGRETPFPLIDKTDLATLIIDHISSHFSETLTPPQ